Proteins from a genomic interval of Deinococcus sp. QL22:
- a CDS encoding IS66 family transposase, which produces MSEDACPNCKKLEAQLAKVLADLQEVKARLALNSTTSHQPPSQDKSWTPKSERQKSGRTSGAQPGHPGKTLKMVEHPDEVVTLPVTGHCGCGHAWDTVTVRDELARQVLDLPEIRLHVVEYRAQVKICPTCHCREQATFPAQVPGHVQYGPRIHGLAVLLNAVHFVPLKRTSNILEAVCGAKLSDGTISLSLQVTAGRLTTFETELKAALLEQPVLHADETGSKVNGKLAWMHVVSCEQLTLYGHHEQRGYAALKDMDVLPRFKGTVIHDAWITYFQLPAQHALCNAHLLREWRHLAEGHGQLWAGELRRAMQLVYHENKMGTLTPEGKADFLERFDTFVQAGLDTNPAVESVAGNRGRVKQTKGRNLALRCQRYREAILRFLHDAQVPFDNNQAERDIRMACVKRKVSGGFRSVECGVNFCRIRSYTSTLHKQGVNIYPGLVSVFRGDTLMPDFSY; this is translated from the coding sequence ATCTCCGAGGATGCCTGCCCGAACTGCAAAAAATTGGAAGCTCAGCTCGCCAAAGTGCTCGCTGATCTTCAAGAAGTCAAGGCACGTCTTGCCCTGAACAGCACGACCTCCCATCAACCTCCGAGCCAAGACAAGTCTTGGACCCCGAAGAGTGAGCGCCAGAAGTCCGGCCGGACTTCTGGCGCTCAACCCGGTCACCCGGGCAAGACGCTGAAGATGGTCGAACATCCTGATGAGGTCGTAACACTTCCTGTTACCGGACACTGTGGTTGTGGTCATGCCTGGGACACGGTGACGGTCCGTGATGAACTCGCGCGGCAGGTTCTGGACCTGCCTGAGATCCGTCTGCATGTGGTGGAGTATCGCGCCCAAGTCAAGATCTGCCCGACCTGTCACTGCCGCGAGCAGGCCACCTTTCCAGCCCAGGTTCCTGGTCACGTGCAGTACGGTCCCCGAATCCACGGTCTGGCTGTCCTTCTGAACGCCGTGCACTTCGTTCCGTTGAAACGCACCTCGAACATTCTGGAAGCCGTCTGTGGGGCGAAGCTCAGTGACGGCACCATCTCTCTCAGTCTCCAAGTGACTGCTGGACGTCTGACCACGTTTGAGACTGAGCTCAAAGCCGCACTCCTCGAGCAGCCGGTCCTCCATGCCGATGAGACCGGGAGCAAGGTGAATGGGAAGCTGGCCTGGATGCATGTCGTGAGCTGCGAGCAGCTCACACTCTATGGGCACCACGAGCAGCGAGGATACGCCGCTCTGAAGGACATGGATGTCCTTCCTCGATTTAAGGGCACCGTCATACACGATGCCTGGATCACCTATTTCCAACTGCCGGCACAGCATGCACTGTGCAACGCCCATCTCCTCCGGGAATGGCGGCATTTAGCTGAGGGGCACGGACAGCTCTGGGCCGGGGAACTTCGCCGTGCCATGCAACTCGTCTATCACGAGAACAAAATGGGCACACTGACACCGGAAGGAAAAGCTGACTTCCTGGAACGGTTCGACACCTTCGTCCAGGCTGGGTTGGACACCAATCCAGCGGTGGAATCTGTAGCCGGAAACCGCGGTCGGGTGAAGCAAACTAAGGGGCGGAATCTGGCCTTGCGGTGCCAGCGTTACCGCGAAGCGATTCTGCGCTTCCTTCACGACGCACAGGTTCCATTTGATAACAATCAAGCAGAACGAGACATCCGCATGGCCTGCGTCAAGCGCAAAGTTTCTGGAGGCTTTCGATCAGTGGAGTGTGGTGTGAATTTCTGCCGCATTCGTAGCTATACTTCTACACTTCACAAGCAGGGTGTAAATATTTACCCTGGTCTTGTAAGTGTCTTTCGTGGCGACACCCTTATGCCTGACTTCTCGTATTGA